From one Plasmodium knowlesi strain H genome assembly, chromosome: 11 genomic stretch:
- a CDS encoding anaphase-promoting complex subunit 11, putative — translation MPKVTVKKIHAVAKWKWIGSSVDSVCAICNNALENTCTNCIRPGNSCPPAFGKCGHHFHLHCMEKWMRQNKFTCPCCRADWYYETQELN, via the coding sequence ATGCCGAAAGTTAccgtgaaaaaaattcacgcaGTTGCCAAGTGGAAATGGATTGGGTCATCTGTAGACAGTGTGTGTGCAATTTGCAATAATGCCTTGGAAAATACTTGTACGAACTGCATAAGGCCAGGAAATAGCTGCCCCCCTGCGTTCGGAAAGTGCGGTCATCATTTCCACCTCCACTGCATGGAAAAGTGGATGcggcaaaataaatttacatGTCCATGTTGTAGGGCAGACTGGTATTACGAAACGCAAGAATTAAATTGA
- a CDS encoding SNF2 helicase, putative, with protein sequence MRIRKTWCTLCRENFEDGDECIQCKQCKKRFHKECLQAEGLIDNETLRDVKNYLCYQCMNEEDDIPENEDRCKICREKSSNLVLLLCDGCPNSYHVTCLGLQAEPESEKWFCPVCKPEEHKNLDVRRMRKGFAIDNMNGEHVNSSTCYVCQRPGKLLGCDFCPNSFHPTCLPDLDFDNISDQWECPCCKNEDPLLNQGHKRWTKNEIQEIMKKRQKELSFWRSKIIKYRNRFLLAHRKDLQPFVNPRVFANLTKTFKNDFYNSRSSHNSSHTSGGRKGGKHNDWDKNYHHGNNSKRDVDMDSKEFDEYISSLEDEANENACKFIESVFLSVYYPNGRKIERRPLVDNVQLKPHQEDGVEWLLKSFLTGGAILADEMGLGKTIQTLCFLSYLKCNKIDGPHLIVVPLSTVGNWLREIHRFTPHLTCIKICGSKNERTHAKEDRLAEKGLYDLYVTTYETVKNEEEFFVETIPKWQCIVLDEAHRIKNQSGAIRHSMDRVVGNMRLLLTGTPLQNNSAELFTLINFMFPDIFKNSEIIEQAFMNASQNSTTTGSSHSGSGSNNQKGNNNTKNKNNKDDRSSQNGNGAGSGTKLNVNIGNIDLKSAIKEEDLKSIRCLLDKIMLRRLKEQAITLPRKIFHDVWLPLGTLSAHWYKRLLDIRSMVEEKVSVKKLLGLVIKMRIICGHPKGIVSRPSQMEKLFAFFEEESEDIKEQVKNDALKLKHISGEEHIESSSKLIFIDKLLCQLHYENCKYVKNYSSSFDKHKKEVAAYRYHKIQEQNNAQKKKREHSGKFKKLEALENSPMFMEIFNQGKFDLKPTSENEDMLKSFMHTVPIDNECPYKKKRCIYDKVQEIIKNNVANGGGKSIGRRTKILKHGNHSYDLSDSNYRGNSGQRGTKRKSGYHQNNLSSDDTDEEEDDAPAADDGSDGGDGDKEGKENHSEDEEENDDEDEQNNGDDENKDEEDVENEDEGNDDDKDDEEDEDSKSAKNRDNHKGNTKESSNTLFDSNEEVEDEEDSDEDKDEAQEEHEGDEGKADSGAIQPGAEVKEEVKEEVKDEVKDEPKDDTKDDTNDKEKNIVTLGKNCKMINIKEFFKTQKNDSSSSLDKSNEQSTKVSDKGDSKRIDQEEVKKEEQDDEEAKSTDGLIPKKEEGTVKEEVEQQNAANGGEVNPKDKNQKNLSSNDGKENNGAEDNSNKGEIKMHKVLIFTQFQLVLDELEEYCKYRCWKYMRLDGSTNKLIRELDIREFNLNDSIYFIYLISTRAGGLGINLTAANHVIMYDEDWNPFIDLQAIDRAHRIGQKREVNVWKLMTEWTVEERMAFRREQKLKLDKLVVQTQDDEDMLDNFEEKLSSDEIRKLMLHGKAAIQNMHVENTSNYALEFFIERGRRKLPIINGVDLEKEEKTTIEQEVNNNRGDETGDGNICVQKGRGGGNGEDSEVDDDDDDDNDDENGIDIDEVMLDEAEESDMRLNNVNNMNDHSLLYGEGGDQVYLTGGATKAKGGLLKDGNGEGNGIGAGENINSQYSSSNINGTSTGGNATGGTGASDTTLWRSVRERKKPQNMYTPEYWGRKQEVKQIKHEYRCFICNNTKNHKAVVKDRNGNDIEIDYGDMINCFRCPKTYHKLCEGIKDENVKKTWTCSWHECCLCFRKSSQCGNLLIHCATCPTSFCYNCFPPDYVRYYVGEEYYHNLRQRGVNFTPQNWVCFLCSKCKAVEEQKKRRKMTKEERENEKQLQKELRSQLHDSKQEELEAKKRKRAQQMERDKFIIENRKRIDALDQKYESQLRSSYENLFPVNFVKELINRIEHAKVLKQKGIEDDNKEMNRKKSTTFLHTKLPHKLLVLCENCKLPCHANYKYPGQCCYPLELDKSYFYANSSFNHSAHNNKDAPNSGCSTSDKGIALSGKDSSSPFSVQFKEKAEQNHDEKEASNNVAMKEEENEEDAERGTLFLPQGSSPAMTNTSNKEDSKKGYDLHDTNSFNFKGAKSIVTSGDEDTTGKYENHGDSAMKGNSSDNMLSRKMIKFEADQKQQQDFTHSTRFEEGESKNNEEEEENVQEKKLNSTTGMMGEEHFNQGSNENVKFMMSTILSSDNNGSDVKGENNQQSGGTPNNNNDANSKGKARRFLRAVCSKCGTVQLGKLAHFRKHCDKLTEEEKQEYEDKREKLKQLIELLNKRKIEDEHTEEEYRNMSIFKFKSLYSHFQDKADEILEDCIREMKWDMLISSKKKVPRREKESRRGNSSSGIGGFNSSGKMDDDKNEDNPNIGGSSMLKSNLKHFLYNQPLIINSDGSDTKDIIEIRSDITDEMRERINDELSSITGKRKKCVRNTIKKIKKKKMNENDDNEEESTNISNAQNENANNMKKLNYLMNPFHEKLIKDIRNANFIRDSFNDDFLLKAKEFLRVTKKKLINNTFVEGGNGGGTGGVADIDLLKCIDKNRKMNQSDLEKSIIQNYLNKMKSSLKNSTFLEKAIPGDKMVADVAYAKSRMSSNSNANHENKINFNPELYKNLFEKNTKYCMFTNKGSSTSNSPSPNIKEMTTSSRSHSMKTIEKADEFSRHRHHNNSSNFASINDFNVDIFNIDKNMKCEDIEKKLLNLCANTNLMKKKMMQADRHEPNPERSTSVNMDSRNNFHFKRSEPAYQRVTPSAVEGNVDYDIKKITSSSDACGNNKVQEYILYRRKKPSNSSSASGEKNSMGNAKNGAGGSATAKGLSNVKRPIMVKSASNSKSPGMSKSASNIRSPGNSKSPSNTRSPSNTRSPGNGRSPVNGRSPVNGRSPVNGRSPSNSRNMTNVKNSSTSTTKNSEGRRSQSNNADKIRGESIINRNNTNRTVPQGNMNKMNTINSENILQHLKLDDVKNFIMSAERNKNDKLPPEVN encoded by the coding sequence ATGAGAATAAGAAAAACATGGTGTACACTCTGTCGTGAAAACTTTGAAGATGGGGACGAATGCATCCAATGTAAGCAATGTAAGAAAAGGTTTCACAAGGAGTGCCTACAGGCAGAAGGCTTAATTGACAACGAAACTTTGAgggatgtaaaaaattacctTTGTTACCAGTGCATGAATGAGGAAGATGATATACCTGAAAATGAAGATAGATGCAAAATATGTCGAGAAAAATCGTCCAACCTAGTTCTATTATTATGTGATGGATGTCCGAATAGCTATCATGTTACATGTTTAGGTCTTCAGGCAGAACCTGAATCAGAAAAATGGTTCTGCCCAGTATGTAAGCCGGAGGAACATAAAAATCTCGATGTGAGGAGGATGCGGAAAGGATTTGCCATTGATAATATGAATGGAGAGCATGTGAATTCATCCACATGTTATGTATGTCAGAGACCGGGCAAATTACTTGGCTGTGATTTTTGTCCAAATTCATTTCATCCAACATGTCTACCCGATCTAGATTTTGATAATATATCAGATCAATGGGAATGTCCATGTTGCAAGAATGAAGACCCCTTACTAAACCAGGGACACAAGAGGTGGaccaaaaatgaaattcaagaaattatgaaaaaaaggcaaaaagaaCTAAGCTTTTGGAGATCGAAAATCATAAAGTATCGAAATCGATTTCTTCTAGCACATAGAAAAGATTTACAACCTTTTGTAAACCCTCGTGTTTTTGCAAACCTTACCAAAACGTTTAAAAATGATTTTTACAATTCTAGGAGCAGTCATAATAGTAGCCACACCAgtggagggagaaaaggagGGAAACACAATGACTGggataaaaattatcatcaCGGGAATAATTCAAAAAGGGATGTAGATATGGATTCGAAAGAGTTCGatgaatatatttcatcCCTAGAAGATGAAGCAAATGAAAATGCATGCAAATTTATCGAGTCTGTATTTTTAAGTGTTTACTATccgaatggaagaaaaatcgaGCGACGACCTCTGGTAGATAATGTACAGTTAAAGCCTCATCAGGAAGATGGTGTGGAATGGTTATTGAAGTCGTTCCTCACAGGAGGAGCTATCCTAGCAGATGAAATGGGACTTGGAAAAACGATACAAACATTGTGTTTTCTGTCCTATTTAAAATGTAACAAAATCGATGGTCCTCATTTGATCGTCGTACCTTTATCCACTGTCGGTAATTGGCTCAGGGAGATTCATAGATTTACTCCACATCTTACATGTATCAAAATATGTGGTtctaaaaatgaaagaactcATGCGAAGGAAGATCGATTAGCCGAGAAGGGGCTATACGATTTATATGTAACTACCTACGAAACggtaaaaaatgaggaggagtTCTTCGTAGAAACAATTCCCAAGTGGCAATGTATAGTTCTGGATGAAGCCCACAGGATAAAAAATCAAAGTGGAGCTATCCGTCATTCTATGGATAGAGTCGTGGGCAACATGAGGTTGTTGCTCACGGGGACTCCGTTACAGAACAATTCAGCGGAGCTCTTTACTCTCATCAATTTTATGTTTCCagatatatttaaaaattccgAAATTATCGAGCAGGCATTTATGAATGCATCGCAGAACAGCACTACCACGGGTAGTAGTCACAGTGGCAGTGGAAGCAACAATCAAAAAGGTAATAACAACAccaagaataaaaataataaggaTGATAGAAGTagtcaaaatggaaatggagCCGGAAGTGGGACCAAACTTAATGTCAACATAGGAAATATTGATCTGAAATCTGCTATTAAAGAGGAGGATTTAAAATCCATACGATGTCTTTTAGATAAAATTATGCTCAGAAGATTAAAAGAACAGGCTATCACATTGCcgaggaaaattttccatgaTGTGTGGTTACCCTTGGGTACTCTCTCTGCTCATTGGTATAAGAGGCTCCTGGACATTCGATCCATGGTGGAGGAAAAAGTTAGTGTAAAGAAATTACTTGGGTTGGtcataaaaatgagaattaTATGTGGTCATCCCAAAGGAATAGTTAGTCGACCAtcccaaatggaaaaactttttgctttctttgaagaagaaagtgaagATATAAAAGAGCAAGTAAAAAATGATGCATTAAAGTTGAAGCACATATCTGGAGAGGAACACATCGAGTCTTCGTCCAAGCTTATCTTCATCGACAAGCTATTGTGCCAACTGCATTacgaaaattgtaaatatgTTAAGAACTACTCGTCCAGTTTTGACAAGCACAAGAAGGAAGTAGCTGCTTATAGGTACCATAAAAttcaagaacaaaataacgcacaaaaaaaaaagagagaacattccggaaaatttaaaaagttaGAAGCTCTGGAAAATAGCCCCATGTTTATGGAAATTTTCAATCAGGGTAAATTTGATTTGAAACCTACATCCGAAAACGAAGATATGCTTAAAAGCTTCATGCACACTGTGCCTATTGATAATGAATGCccttataaaaaaaaaaggtgcatcTATGATAAGGTCCAAGAAATTATCAAGAATAATGTAGCCAATGGGGGTGGGAAATCCATTGGAAGGAGGACCAAGATTTTGAAACATGGCAATCACTCTTATGATCTGTCCGATTCCAACTACCGTGGAAATTCTGGCCAACGGGgtacaaagagaaaaagcgGCTATCATCAGAATAATCTGTCCAGTGACGACaccgatgaggaggaagacgatgCCCCTGCTGCTGATGATGGTAGTGATGGTGGGGATGGGgacaaggaaggaaaggaaaatcatAGCGAAGATGAGGAGGAGAACGATGACGAAGATGAGCAGAATAACGGAGACGATGAAAacaaggatgaagaagatgtaGAGAACGAAGATGAGGgaaatgatgatgataaggACGACGAAGAGGACGAGGATAGTAAGAGTGCAAAGAATAGAGACAACCATAAGGGAAACACAAAAGAAAGCAGTAACACTCTGTTCGATAGCAACGAGGAGGTGGAAGATGAGGAGGACTCGGACGAGGATAAGGATGAAGCACAGGAGGAACACGAGGGCGATGAAGGTAAAGCGGATAGCGGCGCAATTCAGCCCGGTGCcgaagtgaaggaagaagtgaaggaagaagtgaaggACGAAGTGAAGGACGAACCGAAGGACGACACGAAGGACGACACGAAtgataaagagaaaaatattgtcACCCTCgggaaaaattgcaaaatgatTAACATAAAGGAGTTCTTTAAAACGCAGAAGAATGATTCATCAAGCAGTTTGGATAAATCGAACGAGCAGTCGACGAAGGTGTCTGATAAGGGCGATTCTAAGAGGATCGAccaggaagaagtaaaaaaggaggaacaggATGACGAGGAGGCGAAAAGTACGGATGGACTGATCCcgaagaaagaggaagggacaGTAAAAGAAGAGGTAGAGCAGCAGAACGCAGCGAATGGAGGAGAAGTGAACCCAAAGGATAAAAACCAAAAGAACTTATCTTCTAATGACGGAAAGGAGAACAATGGAGCAGAAGACAATTCCAATAAAGGAGAAATCAAAATGCACAAGGTGCTTATTTTTACCCAGTTCCAGTTGGTACTAGACGAGCTGGAAGAGTACTGTAAGTACAGATGTTGGAAGTATATGCGACTAGATGGGTCGACAAACAAACTGATAAGGGAGTTAGACATTAGGGAATTTAACCTGAATGATAGCATTTACTTTATTTACCTAATTAGCACTAGAGCAGGAGGATTGGGAATTAATTTGACAGCCGCTAACCACGTAATTATGTATGACGAGGATTGGAACCCTTTTATTGATCTGCAAGCAATTGATAGAGCCCACCGTATTGGCCAAAAGAGGGAAGTGAACGTGTGGAAGCTCATGACAGAATGGactgtggaagaaagaatggCATTTAGAAGAGAACAGAAATTGAAGTTAGATAAGCTTGTTGTTCAAACACAAGACGATGAAGATATGCTTGACAATTTTGAAGAGAAACTGTCCTCAGATGAAATTAGGAAGTTAATGTTGCATGGGAAGGCAGCCATACAAAATATGCATGTAGAAAACACAAGCAATTACGCACTCGAATTTTTCATAgagaggggaagaagaaaactacCCATTATCAACGGAGTGGATTtggagaaagaggaaaaaactaCCATAGAGCAGGAAGTAAATAATAATAGAGGAGACGAAACAGGAGATggaaatatatgtgtacagaAAGGTAGGGGTGGTGGAAATGGAGAAGACAGTGAGGttgacgacgatgatgacgatgataatgatgatgaaaatggaatTGACATAGATGAAGTTATGTTAGATGAGGCCGAAGAATCTGACATGAGACTTAACAATGTTAATAACATGAATGATCATAGTCTCCTTTATGGAGAAGGAGGGGATCAGGTATACCTCACTGGTGGGGCCACCAAAGCCAAGGGTGGTCTGTTAAAAGATGGCAATGGTGAAGGAAATGGTATTGGAGCAGGAGAAAACATCAATTCGCAATACAGTTCGAGCAATATAAATGGAACAAGTACTGGTGGCAATGCTACAGGAGGGACGGGAGCTTCCGACACGACCTTATGGAGATCTgtaagggaaagaaaaaaaccaCAGAATATGTATACACCAGAATACTGGGGTAGAAAACAAGAAGTGAAACAAATCAAGCATGAATACAGATGCTTCATTTGTAATAACACCAAAAATCACAAGGCAGTGGTGAAGGATCGAAACGGTAACGACATCGAAATTGACTACGGAGATATGATTAACTGTTTCCGATGCCCCAAAACATATCATAAGTTATGTGAAGGAATTAAAgatgaaaatgtgaagaaaacaTGGACATGCAGTTGGCATGAGTGTTGCTTATGTTTTAGAAAATCATCACAGTGTGGTAACTTACTAATCCATTGTGCCACCTGTCCAACAAGTTTCTGTTATAATTGCTTTCCTCCAGATTATGTGCGCTATTATGTTGGTGAGGAGTATTATCACAATTTACGGCAGAGGGGAGTAAACTTCACGCCGCAAAATTGGGTGTGCTTCTTGTGTTCGAAATGTAAAGCGGTGGAGgagcagaagaagagaagaaagatgaccaaggaggaaagagaaaatgagaaacaGTTACAGAAAGAATTGAGAAGCCAACTGCATGATAGCAAACAAGAAGAGTTAGAagcgaagaaaagaaagagggcgcaacaaatggaaagagaTAAATTCATCATagaaaatagaaagagaATAGATGCGCTGGATCAGAAATATGAATCTCAACTGAGAAGTTCAtatgaaaatttatttcctgtaaattttgttaaaGAATTAATTAACCGAATTGAGCATGCAAAGGTGCTTAAACAAAAAGGTATTGAAGATGATAACAAggaaatgaacagaaaaaagtcTACTACATTTTTACATACAAAATTGCCTCATAAGCTTCTTGTCCTATGTGAAAATTGTAAACTTCCTTGTCATGCAAATTATAAGTACCCAGGACAGTGTTGCTACCCATTGGAATTGGATAAATCCTACTTTTACGCCAACTCCTCTTTTAACCACTCGGCCCATAATAATAAGGATGCCCCCAACTCTGGGTGTAGCACTTCTGACAAAGGAATTGCTCTAAGTGGTAAAGATTCctcctctcctttttctgttcaaTTTAAGGAGAAAGCCGAACAGAACCATGACGAAAAGGAGGCATCAAACAATGTTGcgatgaaggaggaggaaaatgaagaagatgcgGAGAGGGGAACCCTATTTTTACCGCAAGGTTCATCCCCTGCCATGACAAATACTTCAAACAAGGAGGACAGTAAGAAAGGCTACGATCTTCATGACACAAATTCATTCAACTTTAAAGGAGCCAAGAGCATAGTGACAAGCGGAGATGAAGACACCACTGGTAAATATGAGAATCATGGAGATAGTGCCATGAAGGGAAATTCCAGTGATAACATGTTGAgcagaaaaatgataaaatttgaAGCAGATCAGAAGCAGCAACAGGATTTTACACACAGTACCCGTTTTGAGGAAGGCGAAAGTAAGAacaatgaggaggaggaagagaacgTCCAGGAGAAGAAGCTAAACAGCACGACAGGTATGATGGGAGAGGAACATTTTAACCAAGGGTCCAATGAAAATGTGAAGTTCATGATGAGCACCATCCTGTCGTCAGATAACAATGGCAGTGATGTGAAGGGAGAGAATAATCAGCAAAGTGGGGGTACACCAAACAATAATAACGATGCCAATTCGAAGGGGAAGGCAAGACGATTTTTACGAGCTGTATGTTCCAAGTGTGGTACGGTGCAGTTGGGAAAATTAGCGCACTTTAGAAAACACTGTGATAAATTaacggaggaagaaaaacaagaaTATGAAGATAAacgagaaaaattaaaacaactTATCGAATTGTTaaataagagaaaaatagAGGATGAGCATACAGAGGAGGAGTATAGAAAtatgtccatttttaaatttaaaagttTATATAGTCACTTCCAAGATAAGGCAGATGAAATTCTGGAGGATTGCATTCGAGAGATGAAGTGGGATATGTTAATATCatcaaagaaaaaggttcccagaagggagaaagaatctAGACGGGGCAATAGCAGTAGTGGGATCGGGGGGTTTAACTCTTCAGGAAAAATGGATGATGACAAGAATGAGGATAACCCCAACATTGGAGGCAGCTCCATGTTAAAATCAAACCTCAAACATTTTCTATACAACCAACCATTAATTATCAACTCCGACGGCTCGGATACGAAGGATATTATAGAAATAAGAAGTGACATAACGGATGAAATGAGGGAAAGAATAAACGACGAATTATCATCCATCAccgggaagagaaaaaaatgtgtaagaAATACCATcaaaaagataaagaaaaagaaaatgaatgagAATGATGACAATGAAGAAGAATCAACAAACATAAGTAAcgcacaaaatgaaaatgcaaataatatgaaaaaaCTAAATTATCTAATGAATCCATTtcatgaaaaattaattaaagaTATTCGCAACGCCAATTTTATTAGAGACTCATTTAATGACGATTTTTTACTTAAAGCAAAAGAATTTCTGagagttacaaaaaaaaaattaattaataacACATTTGTAGAAGGTGGTAATGGAGGCGGAACAGGGGGAGTAGCCGACATAGACCTACTCAAATGTATTGATAAGAATAGGAAGATGAACCAAAGTGATTTAGAAAAATCAATAATTCAGAATTATCTAAATAAGATGAAGAGCTCACTAAAGAATAGCACCTTCTTGGAAAAGGCTATTCCGGGGGATAAAATGGTAGCTGATGTGGCTTATGCGAAATCCCGCATGAGCAGTAATAGCAATGCAAATcacgaaaataaaataaattttaaccCCGAGTTgtataaaaatttgtttgAGAAGAATACCAAATATTGTATGTTCACGAATAAAGGTTCCAGTACTTCTAACAGCCCAAGTCCAAACATCAAAGAAATGACAACCTCCTCCCGTTCCCATTCGATGAAGACTATCGAGAAGGCAGATGAATTTAGTAGACATCGTCACCATAACAACAGTAGCAACTTTGCCTCCATTAACGATTTCAATGTtgacatttttaatattgATAAGAATATGAAATGTGAAGatatagaaaagaaattacTAAACCTCTGTGCCAACAcaaatttgatgaaaaaaaaaatgatgcagGCTGATAGGCATGAACCCAATCCCGAGAGAAGCACCTCCGTTAACATGGACTcaagaaataattttcactTTAAGAGAAGCGAACCAGCATACCAGCGAGTCACCCCCTCTGCTGTGGAAGGAAATGTGGATtatgacataaaaaaaattaccagcTCTTCCGATGCCTGCGGCAATAACAAGGTCCAGGAGTATATTCTCTACCGCAGGAAAAAGCCGAGCAACAGTTCCAGTGCTAGTGGGGAGAAAAACAGCATGGGCAACGCGAAGAATGGTGCGGGTGGAAGCGCTACTGCTAAGGGTCTCAGTAATGTAAAGCGTCCCATCATGGTGAAAAGCGCCAGCAATTCCAAAAGCCCCGGAATGAGCAAAAGTGCTAGTAATATCAGAAGCCCAGGAAATTCCAAAAGTCCTAGCAATACTAGAAGTCCTAGTAATACTAGAAGTCCTGGAAATGGTAGAAGCCCTGTAAATGGTAGAAGCCCCGTAAATGGTAGAAGCCCCGTAAATGGTAGAAGCCCCAGCAACTCAAGAAACATGACGAATGTGAAGAACTCAAGTACCAGCACCACGAAAAACAGTGAAGGCAGAAGGAGCCAAAGTAACAACGCAGATAAGATACGGGGCGAGTCCATCATCAACAGAAACAACACAAATAGAACTGTCCCTCAAGGAAacatgaacaaaatgaataccATCAATAGCGAAAACATTTTGCAACACCTAAAGTTAGATGATGtcaaaaattttatcatgAGTGCGGAGAGAAACAAGAATGATAAGCTCCCTCCCGAGGTGAACTGA
- a CDS encoding CPW-WPC family protein: MRQSSLLFLSLFVLSFFNFSDCMLPWTKKRKAVNQMGIIKDMSQELRAKAEQLPTPEDISAKIHRVDKEVIDKLNKDIIEEENLDKHKPHVCQEPEYERDYSYLCPEDWVKNSNNQCWGMDYDGHCESLKYFQDYSAEEKKEFEMNCCVLWPKLKDEGMKGAHKKDLLRGSISSKNGLIIKPKYL, from the exons ATGAGGCAGTCTTCTTTGCTCTTCTTATCCTTGTttgttttatcattttttaatttttcggaTTGCATGCTTCCATGgacgaagaaaagaaaagcgg tgaACCAAATGGGAATCATCAAAG ATATGTCACAGGAGCTTAGGGCTAAGGCAGAACAGCTTCCAACGCCAGAGGATATA tcAGCCAAAATTCACAG AGTAGATAAGGAGGTCATCGATAAGTTAAACAAAGATATcatagaggaagaaaatttagaCAAACACAAACCGCATGTCTGTCAGGAACCCGAATATGAGAGGGATTATTCCTATTTATGTCCCGAAG ACTGGGTAAAGAACTCCAACAATCAGTGCTG GGGTATGGACTACGATGGTCATTGTGAATCGCTAAAATATTTCCAAGATTATTCtgcagaggagaaaaaagaattt GAGATGAACTGCTGCGTCCTGTGGCCTAAGCTAAAAGatgaaggaatgaaaggagccCACAAGAAGGACCTCCTAAGGGGATCG ataaGTTCAAAGAATGGGTTAATAATAAAACCGAAATATTTGTAA
- a CDS encoding N-acetylglucosaminyl-phosphatidylinositol de-N-acetylase, putative: MQHLPCPCACAWTVVVLLLGGVYYFICYYLSQRKKELLNLLQEKGNIGFIIAHPDDEIMFFFPTIKLLFDKKKKEEIFLLSLTNGDFYGQGKIREKELYHVWSYLGGVKNNCKVMNDPDIKDSSTFWNEQHLVDILADYCTQRNIRNVLTFDGYGVSGHPNHISIHGSARLLSKRMGIKVFTLNSTHLIVKYLGMFSLPFLLHKKFLTFRFNPVLLLRLMYLYRSQFVYYRILFCLFSQYAYFNTFQLIS; encoded by the exons ATGCAACACCTTCCGTGCCCATGCGCATGCGCATGGACGGTCGTCGTCCTTTTGTTGGGTGGTGTGTATTACTTCATTTGTTATTATCTAagtcaaagaaaaaaggaacttctCAATTTGTTgcaagaaaagggaaacatCGGCTTCATAATTGCACACCCAGATGATGaaattatgtttttttttccaaccatAAAATTACTAtttgataagaaaaaaaaagaagagatttttcttctctctctAACAAATGGGGATTTTTATGGCCAAGGAAAAATCCGAGAAAAGGAATTGTACCATGTTTGGTCCTACCTAGGGGGGGTCAAAAACAACTGCAAAGTTATGAATGACCCAGATATAAAGGACAGTTCGACCTTCTGGAATGAGCAACACCTTGTGGATATCCTAGCAGACTACTGCACGCAGCGTAACATAAGAAAC GTTCTAACATTTGACGGCTACGGAGTGTCTGGACACCCCAACCATATTAGCATCCATGGAAGTGCGCG ATTGTTGTCCAAACGGATGGGCATAAAAGTGTTTACCCTAAATTCGACCCATTTGATAGTTAAATACTTGGGCATGTTTTCCCTACCCTTTCTCTTACACAAGAa ATTTCTGACGTTTCGGTTTAATCCCGTCTTACTGTTACG GTTGATGTACCTCTACAGGTCCCAGTTTGTGTATTAccgaattttattttgcctGTTCTCTCA GTACGCTTACTTTAACACCTTCCAATTGATCAGCTAA